DNA sequence from the Candidatus Bathyarchaeota archaeon genome:
CCAGTCTAATCATTTCTTCTAGGCTGGTTTCGCCGTAGCCTCGGTCAAAAAGCGCTTGGATTAGTAAGATGGCGTTTGCTCCAATCTGCTCGGCAGTCTCTATCTGCATGGGGCTTAGGATGATGTCTTTCATAAGAATGGGCAGCTTCACCGCTAGTCGCGCATCTATAAGCGCAGTTAATGAGCCGTTGAAGTGTTTAGGCTCCGTTAACACAGAAATACCAGTTGCTCCACCTCTCGCCATCGCCAAAGCCACCTCACCTACATCAACGCTCTTTCGGATTACCCCCAGCGAGGGGGAAGCAGTCTTAATCTCGGTGATAACTGGGTTCTTTTTGCATGCAAGGATGGCTTTCTTTAAGCTCACATAAAAATCGTACACTGGTGTAAAGATTTGATAGTAACCACTACGAAT
Encoded proteins:
- a CDS encoding indole-3-glycerol-phosphate synthase; the protein is MSDFLDKLAVDAKETIRSGYYQIFTPVYDFYVSLKKAILACKKNPVITEIKTASPSLGVIRKSVDVGEVALAMARGGATGISVLTEPKHFNGSLTALIDARLAVKLPILMKDIILSPMQIETAEQIGANAILLIQALFDRGYGETSLEEMIRLAHSHGLEVLLEVHTENEFSTAITTNADMIGINNRDLATLKTDLNVTKKILEKNSVRGLTVVSESGIEKPSDLKFLGEYGASAFLIGSSIMLTKNIEEKVAEFVNA